One genomic window of Candidatus Cloacimonadota bacterium includes the following:
- the rsmB gene encoding 16S rRNA (cytosine(967)-C(5))-methyltransferase RsmB, which translates to MNIRHEAYKIILKVLTKNIFSDKLLSKTSKKIENSQPDAGLLYMLVKGVLKMKGNLDYIASIYTEEDKYSSTSIKIKILLYLSLYQLLYCDFIPEYAAVNESVTLAKKLYGENIANFINAVLRAYLRSKEIKYPENDLDRLALQYSFPKELVYKWLEYWSVSDTEKLCRYFNKIPELHIRINKMATDKSRLLEYFRRREIDVRESKVSDNILISKQTSEVLNNIAFSEGYYSIQDSSSALVVELLDPAPDESILDLFAGPGGKATYIAEMMENTGEIIAVDKFPQKIKKIKQAVERLQIKNMQIITKDSFKYGPVAPAFDKVLLDVPCTGWGVFQKKAELRWQLNQDLPKLLKLQENALKTGSAFVKKDGFMVYSTCTLNEEENERQISKFLKKNKNFKKIPASGTIPDKFVKKGFLKTLPYENNIDGAFAAKLKRIS; encoded by the coding sequence ATGAATATCAGGCATGAAGCCTACAAAATCATTTTAAAAGTCCTGACCAAAAACATTTTTTCGGATAAACTTCTTTCCAAAACTTCAAAGAAAATCGAAAATTCTCAACCGGATGCTGGTCTGCTTTATATGCTTGTTAAAGGTGTCCTCAAGATGAAAGGTAATCTTGATTATATCGCTTCTATTTATACTGAAGAAGACAAATATTCTTCCACCAGCATAAAAATAAAAATTTTGCTTTATCTGTCTTTATACCAACTCCTTTATTGTGATTTTATCCCGGAATATGCAGCTGTTAATGAATCAGTAACTCTCGCAAAAAAACTTTATGGAGAGAATATCGCCAATTTCATCAATGCCGTTCTGCGAGCATATTTAAGATCAAAAGAAATAAAATATCCGGAAAATGATCTCGATAGATTAGCTTTGCAATATTCTTTCCCCAAAGAATTAGTTTATAAATGGCTGGAGTATTGGAGTGTTTCCGATACTGAAAAATTATGCAGATATTTTAATAAAATTCCTGAACTTCATATCAGGATCAATAAAATGGCAACTGATAAATCCCGCTTGCTCGAGTATTTTCGGAGAAGAGAAATCGATGTTCGGGAAAGCAAGGTCTCGGATAATATTTTAATTTCCAAACAGACAAGTGAAGTATTAAATAATATTGCCTTTTCAGAAGGATATTATTCGATCCAGGATTCGTCTTCCGCTCTCGTTGTCGAGTTGCTCGATCCTGCTCCTGATGAATCGATTCTCGACCTGTTTGCCGGTCCAGGTGGGAAAGCTACATATATTGCCGAAATGATGGAAAATACCGGCGAAATAATTGCTGTTGATAAATTTCCTCAAAAAATAAAAAAAATTAAACAGGCAGTGGAAAGGCTTCAAATTAAAAATATGCAGATCATTACCAAAGATTCTTTCAAATATGGACCTGTTGCTCCTGCTTTCGATAAAGTTCTGCTCGATGTTCCCTGCACAGGTTGGGGAGTTTTTCAAAAAAAGGCGGAACTTCGCTGGCAACTGAATCAAGACTTGCCGAAACTATTGAAACTGCAGGAAAATGCTCTTAAGACAGGTTCTGCTTTTGTTAAAAAAGATGGATTCATGGTTTACAGCACCTGCACTTTGAATGAAGAAGAAAATGAAAGGCAAATTTCCAAATTTCTGAAAAAAAATAAGAATTTCAAAAAAATCCCTGCATCCGGAACGATTCCTGATAAATTTGTCAAAAAAGGATTTCTTAAAACTTTACCTTATGAAAATAATATTGACGGAGCATTTGCTGCAAAATTAAAAAGAATTTCATAG